A single window of Nicotiana tomentosiformis chromosome 1, ASM39032v3, whole genome shotgun sequence DNA harbors:
- the LOC138891383 gene encoding phosphomannomutase-like isoform X1 → MAVRKAGLIALFDVDGTLTAPRKVVTPEMLEFMRELRKVVTVGVVGGSDLVKISEQLGKTVTKDYDYCFSENGLVAHKDGKLIGTQSLKSFLGDEKLKEFINFTLHYIADLDIPIKRGTFIEFRSGMLNVSPIGRNCSQEERDEFEKYDKVQKIRETMVTVLRQKFVHLNLTFSIGGQISFDVFPQGWDKTYCLRYLDEFNEIHFFGDKTYKGGNDYEIFESERTVGHTVTSPEDTVEQCSILFLGKDNGSS, encoded by the exons ATGGCTGTAAGGAAGGCTGGCTTAATTGCTTTGTTTGATGTGGATGGAACTCTTACAGCACCTCGCAAG GTAGTTACTCCAGAAATGTTGGAGTTCATGCGGGAACTCAGAAAG GTTGTCACTGTTGGAGTTGTTGGAGGTTCAGACCTTGTCAAGATATCAGAACAGCTTGGAAAGACAG TTACAAAAGATTATGATTATTGTTTCTCTGAAAATGGCCTTGTAGCACATAAGGATGGGAAGCTTATTGGAACACAG AGCTTGAAGTCATTTCTTGGCGATGAGAAGCTCAAA GAATTTATTAACTTTACACTCCACTACATTGCTGACTTGGATATTCCAATAAAGAG AGGAACATTCATCGAGTTTCGAAGTGGCATGCTAAATGTATCACCCATTGGGAGGAATTGTAGTCAGGAAGAAAGGGATGAGTTTGAAAAGTATGACAAG GTTCAAAAGATACGTGAAACAATGGTAACAGTGCTCCGCCAAAAATTTGTACACCTTAATCTCACCTTTTCTATTGGAGGCCAAATCAGTTTTGAT GTTTTCCCTCAAGGCTGGGATAAGACATATTGCTTGAGATACCTCGATGAATTTAACGAAATTCACTTCTTCGGGGACAAGACATACAAG GGAGGAAATGACTACGAAATTTTTGAATCCGAAAGAACTGTTGGTCACACAG TTACTAGCCCGGAGGATACCGTAGAGCAGTGTTCTATTCTTTTCCTTGGCAAGGATAACGGAAGTTCTTGA
- the LOC138891383 gene encoding phosphomannomutase-like isoform X2, with translation MAVRKAGLIALFDVDGTLTAPRKVVTPEMLEFMRELRKVVTVGVVGGSDLVKISEQLGKTVTKDYDYCFSENGLVAHKDGKLIGTQSLKSFLGDEKLKEFINFTLHYIADLDIPIKRGTFIEFRSGMLNVSPIGRNCSQEERDEFEKYDKVFPQGWDKTYCLRYLDEFNEIHFFGDKTYKGGNDYEIFESERTVGHTVTSPEDTVEQCSILFLGKDNGSS, from the exons ATGGCTGTAAGGAAGGCTGGCTTAATTGCTTTGTTTGATGTGGATGGAACTCTTACAGCACCTCGCAAG GTAGTTACTCCAGAAATGTTGGAGTTCATGCGGGAACTCAGAAAG GTTGTCACTGTTGGAGTTGTTGGAGGTTCAGACCTTGTCAAGATATCAGAACAGCTTGGAAAGACAG TTACAAAAGATTATGATTATTGTTTCTCTGAAAATGGCCTTGTAGCACATAAGGATGGGAAGCTTATTGGAACACAG AGCTTGAAGTCATTTCTTGGCGATGAGAAGCTCAAA GAATTTATTAACTTTACACTCCACTACATTGCTGACTTGGATATTCCAATAAAGAG AGGAACATTCATCGAGTTTCGAAGTGGCATGCTAAATGTATCACCCATTGGGAGGAATTGTAGTCAGGAAGAAAGGGATGAGTTTGAAAAGTATGACAAG GTTTTCCCTCAAGGCTGGGATAAGACATATTGCTTGAGATACCTCGATGAATTTAACGAAATTCACTTCTTCGGGGACAAGACATACAAG GGAGGAAATGACTACGAAATTTTTGAATCCGAAAGAACTGTTGGTCACACAG TTACTAGCCCGGAGGATACCGTAGAGCAGTGTTCTATTCTTTTCCTTGGCAAGGATAACGGAAGTTCTTGA